One window of Camelina sativa cultivar DH55 chromosome 4, Cs, whole genome shotgun sequence genomic DNA carries:
- the LOC109132459 gene encoding uncharacterized protein LOC109132459 has product MPIVDQSSVGMNFVNQHAKDGEIRPNAIVVYVGKEKAVEGDSNKEGEAESRDEGDEYTEPRPVVEPLKSDKVRYVVKCPKEGCNWGLRGGRIRDTDIFSIRRHNKMHTCSRASQSSSNSKRQGTPKLVASLLHGDYPGQMETPPPKIIMDLVKTKLGVDISYSTALRGKNQAVTDLKGSPEESYKMLRCYLHMLEKVNHALGASIEGFKVMRKVITMDATFLKNGYKVFMTDRNTSLITAIANVYPLAHHGFCIWHLSQNVKGYARNINKDVVAWRFMECSRFYTVAEFNIAYASFTTRYPSAAKYLEESTQKERWARCVFPGNRYNLDTSNCVESLNSVFKDARRYSLIPMLDAILKLQDNLFST; this is encoded by the exons ATGCCCATAGTGGACCAAAGTTCTGTCGGTATGAACTTTGTAAACCAACATGCGAAGGATGGTGAAATCAGACCTAACGCCATTGTTGTCTACgtaggcaaagaaaaggctgtagAGGGTGATTCTAATAAAGAGGGTGAAGCTGAATCACgtgatgaaggtgatgaataTACTGAGCCACGCCCTGTTGTAGAACCGT tAAAGTCGGACAAGGTGCGTTATGTggtcaaatgtcctaaagaaggATGTAACTGGGGTTTACGAGGTGGTAGGATTCGAGATACAGATATTTTCTCGATTAGAAGGCACAACAAGATGCATACATGCTCTCGGGCTAGTCAAAGTTCAAGCAACAGTAAGAGACAAGGCACTCCAAAATTAGTTGCTTCTCTTTTACATGGTGATTATCCAGGGCAAATGGAAACTCCACCTCCGAAAATTATCATGGATCTTGTCAAGACAAAATTAGGTGTTGATATATCATATTCCACGGCGTTGAGAGGGAAAAATCAAGCTGTTACTGATTTGAAAGGTAGCCCAGAAGAAAGCTACAAGATGCTGCGATGTTATCTGCACATGTTAGAGAAGGTTAATCATG CTTTGGGAGCTAGCATTGAAGGATTTAAAGTCATGAGGAAAGTTATAACTATGGATGCAACTTTTCTAAAGAACGGATATAagg TATTTATGACTGACAGAAATACAAGTCTCATTACAGCCATAGCTAATGTGTATCCTCTAgctcatcatggtttttgtatatggCATTTATCCCAAAATGTGAAAGGTTATGCTCGAAACATCAACAAAGACGTTGTTGCATGGAGATTCATGGAGTGTAGTAGGTTTTACACAGTGGCTGAGTTCAACATTGCTTACGCTTCTTTTACGACAAGATATCCTTCTGCTGCCAAGTATCTTGAAGAATCTACCCAGAAAGAAAGATGGGCAAGATGTGTTTTTCCAGGAAATAGATACAACCTAGACACAAGCAACTGTGTTGAATCGTTGAACAGCGTATTTAAAGATGCAAGGAGGTACTCCTTGATACCCATGCTTGATGCAATACTTAAATTGCAGGACAATTTATTTAGTACCTGA
- the LOC104780058 gene encoding protein ALTERED XYLOGLUCAN 4-like isoform X1: MKSDRWMMMNIGRLTPLFLSSFCITLFFTGFFVYQNPFQPISDQNVLSLLPQIDPECDLFKGHWIPDKRGALYTNSTCSTIPDSKNCIKQGRPDREFLFWRWKPDGCDLPRFNPKAFLSMVRGKKMSFVGDSVARNHMESLLCLLSMEETPKDIYKDGDDRNRIWYFPNHDFTLSTSWTKFLVAERERRDGNNTGTGLFDLDIGEIDEGWFKGLPNTDIAIVSAAHWFFRPIFIHRGDETLGCIYCNLPNMTQISPEEGFKLVYSAVLKHIDECEKCKDDLVTILRTISPAHFENGTWDTGGACSRRSPFGENQIDVQSNEMKIRKSQIEQLEGITKRDNKAKKFSVLDVTRVMLMRPDGHPNGYWGNKWMKGYNDCVHWCLPGPIDAWSEFLMAIIRQLR; the protein is encoded by the exons ATGAAATCAGACagatggatgatgatgaacattGGTCGATTAACACCATTGTTCTTGTCTTCGTTTTGTATAACTCTCTTCTTCACCGGTTTTTTCGTTTATCAGAATCCTTTTCAACCCATCTCCGATCAAAATGTTCTTTCTCTTCTACCTCAAATCG ATCCTGAATGTGATTTGTTCAAGGGACATTGGATTCCTGACAAAAGAGGAGCTTTGTACACGAACTCAACTTGTTCTACGATTCCTGACTCAAAGAACTGCATAAAACAAGGGAGACCAGACAGAGAGTTTTTGTTCTGGAGATGGAAACCCGATGGTTGCGATCTTCCGAGGTTTAATCCGAAGGCGTTTCTCAGTATGGTTCGagggaagaagatgagttttgtTGGTGATTCTGTAGCTAGGAACCATATGGAATCACTTCTTTGCTTGTTGTCAATG GAAGAAACTCCTAAGGACATCTACAAGGATGGAGACGACAGAAACAGGATTTGGTACTTTCCAAATCACGATTTCACTCTTTCCACCTCTTGGACTAAGTTTCTTGTGGCAGAACGGGAGAGGAGAGATGGTAACAATACGGGAACTGGATTGTTTGATCTTGATATTGGCGAGATCGATGAAGGGTGGTTTAAGGGTTTGCCAAATACAGACATTGCTATTGTTTCCGCTGCTCACTGGTTTTTCAGACCGATATTTATACACAGAGGAGATGAGACACTTGGTTGCATTTACTGTAACTTACCAAACATGACTCAGATTAGCCCGGAAGAAGGGTTTAAGCTTGTATACTCAGCTGTCCTTAAGCACATCGACGAGTGTGAGAAGTGTAAGGATGATTTGGTGACAATACTGAGGACTATTTCACCAGCCCATTTCGAGAATGGGACTTGGGATACCGGAGGAGCTTGCAGCAGGAGGAGTCCTTTCGGAGAAAACCAAATTGACGTGCAGAGCAATGAGATGAAGATCAGGAAATCTCAAATTGAACAACTTGAAGGTATAACAAAACGAGACAACAAAGCCAAGAAGTTTTCGGTTTTGGATGTGACGAGGGTTATGCTGATGAGACCCGATGGGCATCCGAATGGTTACTGGGGAAATAAATGGATGAAAG